Proteins found in one Macaca nemestrina isolate mMacNem1 chromosome 4, mMacNem.hap1, whole genome shotgun sequence genomic segment:
- the LOC105471398 gene encoding kelch domain-containing protein 10 isoform X4 — translation MLCKKKIRWDPVRRRFIQSCPIIRIPNRFLRAHLEVATSCHRPPPARSGHRCVADNTNLYVFGGYNPDYDESGGPDNEDYPLFRELWRYHFATGVWHQMGTDGYMPRELASMSLVLHGNNLLVFGGTGIPFGESNGNDVHVCNVKYKRWALLSCRGKKPSRIYGQAMAIINGSLYVFGGTTGYIYSTDLHKLDLNTREWTQLKPNNLSCDLPEERYRHEIAHDGQRIYILGGGTSWTAYSLNKIHAYNLETNAWEEIATKPHEKIGFPAARRCHSCVQIKNDVFICGGYNGEVILGDIWKLNLQTFQWVKLPATMPEPVYFHCAAVTPAGCMYIHGGVVNIHENKRTGSLFKIWLVVPSLLELAWEKLLAAFPNLANLSRTQLLHLGLTQGLIERLK, via the exons CACATCTGGAGGTGGCTACATCTT GCCACAGACCTCCACCAGCACGAAGTGGACATCGTTGCGTGGCAGATAATACCAACCTATATGTGTTTGGAGGTTATAACCCAGATTATGATGAATCGGGAGGGCCTGATAATGAAGACTATCCTCTCTTCAGGGAACTCTGGAGGTATCATTTTGCTACAGGAGTATGGCACCAGATGGGCACAGATGGCTACATGCCCCGGGAATTGGCATCTATGTCAC TTGTGCTGCATGGAAACAACCTGTTAGTGTTTGGAGGTACGGGCATCCCATTTGGAGAGAGCAACGGCAATGACGTCCATGTGTGTAATGTGAAGTATAAGAGATGGGCTTTGCTCAGCTGCCGGGGGAAGAAACCCAGTCGTATATATGGACAG GCTATGGCCATCATCAATGGCTCCCTTTATGTCTTTGGAGGGACAACCGGCTATATTTACAGCACAGACCTGCACAAGTTAGATCTCAATACCAGAGAGTGGACACAACTGAAACCAAACAACCTATCCTGTGATCTACCAGAAGAGAG ATACCGACATGAAATCGCACATGACGGGCAGAGGATTTACATCTTGGGAGGTGGTACGTCCTGGACAGCATATTCCTTAAACaag atccATGCCTACAACCTTGAAACGAATGCATGGGAGGAAATTGCAACAAAACCCCatgaaaaaatag GCTTTCCTGCAGCCCGAAGGTGTCACAGTTGTGttcaaataaaaaatg atGTATTTATTTGTGGGGGCTATAATGGAGAGGTGATCCTGGGAGATATCTGGAAGTTGAATCTGCAGACTTTCCAATGGGTGAAGCTCCCAGCTACCATGCCGGAGCCAGTTTATTTTCACTGTGCAGCAGTTACAcca GCTGGTTGCATGTACATTCATGGAGGAGTGGTGAACATCCATGAAAACAAACGGACTGGGTCATTGTTTAAGATCTGGCTGGTCGTACCTAGCCTGCTGGAACTGGCATGGGAGAAGCTGCTTGCGGCCTTCCCTAACCTTGCAAACCTCTCCCGAACACAGCTTCTGCATCTTGGACTCACACAGGGACTCATCGAACGCTTGAAATGA